In Cydia strobilella chromosome 6, ilCydStro3.1, whole genome shotgun sequence, one DNA window encodes the following:
- the LOC134742177 gene encoding protein white encodes MTAGAEEHEPLISSSAEHQRVTYNTSPQDSNTPEPLVTEGEVSLTIPQRNYGAIGGVEKVTYTWADINAFATENRSRSRRFWNFWKGSNDRMFQQRKQLLKNVNGAAYPGELLALMGSSGAGKTTLLNTLTFRTNGGVVSSGTRALNGQLATPEALTALSAYVQQQDLFIGTLTVREHLVFQALVRMDRHIPYAQRMRRVGEVIQELALSKCQNTVIGIPGRLKGISGGEMKRLSFASEVLTDPPLMFCDEPTSGLDSFMAQNVIQVLKGLAQKGKTVVCTIHQPSSELYAMFDKLLIMADGRVAFLGSPDQATDFFKELGAACPANYNPADHFIQILAGVPGREEATRHTVDTVCTAFAKSELGCQIAAEAENALLHRRKISSGWTDSAWSTPSLRSRRSPYKVSWWAQFRAVLWRSWLSVTKEPMLIKVRFLQTIMVSILIGVIYFGQHLDQDGVMNINGAIFMFLTNMTFQNIFAVINVFCSELPIFIREHHNGMYRADVYFLSKTLAEAPVFATIPLVFTTIAYYMIGLNPAPERFFIASGLAALITNVATSFGYLISCASSSVSMAASVGPPIIIPFMLFGGFFLNSGSVPPYLGWISYLSWFRYGNEALLVNQWAGVDSIACTRENFTCPASGQVVLETLSFSENDFTFDVVNMVLLFIGFRLLAYIALLIRARRTK; translated from the exons atgacAGCCGGCGCTGAAGAGCATGAGCCCCTGATTTCATCTTCAGCTGAACATCAGCGGGTCACTTACAACACTTCGCCACAG GACTCCAATACTCCGGAACCCCTTGTGACCGAAGGAGAGGTGTCTCTCACCATCCCACAGCGCAACTATGGGGCCATCGGCGGCGTGGAAAAGGTCACGTACACCTGGGCGGACATCAACGCCTTCGCCACAGAAAACAGGTCCAGGAGCAGAAGGTTCTGGAACTTCTGGAAGGGGTCCAATGATCGCATGTTCCAGCAGAGGAAACAGTTGTTGAAAAATG TAAACGGCGCCGCGTACCCCGGCGAACTCCTCGCCCTCATGGGTTCCTCGGGCGCCGGCAAAACCACTCTCCTGAACACACTGACCTTTCGTACCAATGGCGGAGTGGTATCCAGTGGTACACGAGCTCTAAATGGTCAGCTAGCGACCCCAGAAGCGCTGACGGCGTTGTCGGCATATGTGCAGCAACAGGATTTGTTTATTGGCACGCTGACTGTTAGAGAGCATCTAGTGTTTCAG GCTTTAGTACGAATGGATCGTCACATACCATACGCACAACGGATGCGCAGAGTGGGAGAAGTCATTCAAGAG CTAGCCTTATCAAAGTGCCAGAACACCGTAATCGGCATACCAGGACGCTTAAAGGGCATATCAGGTGGCGAGATGAAACGTCTGTCCTTCGCCAGCGAGGTTCTTACGGATCCGCCGCTAATGTTCTGCGATGAACCCACCTCCGGCCTTGATTCATTCATGGCTCAGAATGTCATCCAG GTGTTGAAGGGACTGGCGCAGAAGGGTAAGACAGTGGTGTGCACAATCCACCAACCGTCTTCGGAGCTATACGCCATGTTCGATAAGTTGCTCATCATGGCGGATGGACGCGTTGCGTTCCTCGGCTCGCCTGACCAGGCCACGGACTTCTTTAAGGA ATTAGGAGCGGCGTGTCCAGCCAATTACAACCCCGCGGACCACTTCATACAAATCCTGGCCGGAGTACCAGGCAGGGAAGAGGCGACCCGCCACACTGTGGATACAGTATGCACGGCGTTCGCCAAGTCTGAACTAGGGTGCCAAATAGCTGCCGAGGCTGAAAATGCATTGTTGCACCGG CGCAAGATTTCCTCCGGCTGGACGGACTCAGCATGGTCGACCCCAAGTCTGCGCTCGCGCCGCTCTCCATATAAAGTATCATGGTGGGCGCAGTTCCGGGCTGTTCTTTGGCGATCCTGGCTTTCAGTTACTAAAGAACCCATGCTTATCAAAGTGCGGTTTCTACAGACTATT ATGGTGTCCATATTGATCGGGGTGATCTACTTCGGCCAACATTTGGACCAGGATGGTGTCATGAACATCAATGGAGCCATCTTTATGTTCCTCACCAACATGACCTTCCAGAACATCTTTGCTGTCATCAAT GTATTCTGCTCCGAGCTGCCCATCTTCATCCGCGAGCATCACAACGGCATGTACCGCGCCGACGTCTACTTCCTATCGAAGACCCTGGCCGAAGCACCAGTGTTCGCCACGATTCCGTTGGTGTTCACCACCATCGCGTATTACATGATCGGGCTCAATCCGGCGCCAGAGCGCTTCTTTATAGCGTCAGGATTAGCGGCGCTCATTACGAATGTTGCTACTTCGTTTG GTTACCTGATCTCATGCGCGAGTAGCAGCGTAAGCATGGCTGCCTCCGTGGGGCCTCCTATCATCATCCCCTTCATGCTGTTTGGAGGGTTCTTCCTCAACTCAGG GTCAGTGCCTCCATACCTGGGCTGGATATCTTACTTATCCTGGTTCCGGTACGGCAACGAGGCGCTGCTGGTGAACCAGTGGGCCGGCGTGGACTCCATCGCGTGTACGAGGGAGAACTTCACGTGTCCAGCTTCGGGCCAAGTCGTGCTGGAGACGCTCAGCTTTTCAGAG